In Candidatus Binatia bacterium, the genomic stretch AACACCGGGTCGAGAAACGTCGGCTGACCCTCCATCACGGAGTAGAAGTAGGCTCCGAGCGGCCGCACCAGCAGAAGCAGGAGTCCGAAGAAGAACAGAATTTGCAAAATACCGTTCGCGGTCATCATCGACTCCGTCAGAATCGGTCCGGACGCAACAGGGCGTACACCAGGTAGATCAGGAGCCCGACGGTCACGAGTCCACCCAGCACGTAGTCAAGTGTCATTGTCAGAGCCTCTCGCATCCGTAGACATAGAGAATCGATACCACCGCAAAGAGGACGGTCAGGACCACAAAGAGGACATCGTACATTTCTCGCGTCTCCTTACACTCTCGGCGGGCAGGTGCCAGCTTATGCCTAGTGCAGCCTTCATGCCACGCGGCCGATGCTGCTCGGCGGACAATTCAAGTGCTCAAACTCGGTGACCTTCCAAAATGCAGTATGCGCCAATGCATTCCGCAACAATGTACGGAAGGTGCGGTGCGACAAGCTCCAGCTCAGAGACCCGTGATCCCCTGCTGCCGGAATTCGATGTGTGGCAAACGCCCCCTCCCGATCCGCTCACAAGCAAACCCAAGACGAGGGTCCGCCCTTGAGATGGCGAGGGCTGCTCATCGGGTTGCGGGAAAAGCCAAATGGTCCCGTGACTACGAGTGTCGTGGTCGAGGCCAATTCAGTTTGAAGAAACGCGTGAGCTTGTCCGTGCCCGCTTGGCACCGATCCCGTGCCGCTGGGCAGCCCGGATGCCAGGGAGCAGCGACGGCCGCTTCCTATCGGAAGTCCAATCAAGCGCCGCACAGGGCACTGCGCCATGGCTCCACGCCCAGTGGCGCGGGAAGGAGGAGCCCGAGGAGGGAACCACCGCGTGGTGCCCTCCTCGGATCTGGGCCGGCGGATGAATGGAACACTCCACCATGGTGCTCGCGGCCCGCGTGTGGCGTCTCACGCCAGCTGTCTATTCGGCTCCGTATTGACGGATGATTTTCGGCCAGACAGTGACGTCGACGTGCTCGTCGACTTCGAGCCTGGTCAGGTGATCGGCTTCCGCATCTTCGATATCGAAGACGAGCTCTCG encodes the following:
- a CDS encoding K(+)-transporting ATPase subunit F, whose protein sequence is MTLDYVLGGLVTVGLLIYLVYALLRPDRF
- a CDS encoding nucleotidyltransferase domain-containing protein; this encodes MNGTLHHGARGPRVASHASCLFGSVLTDDFRPDSDVDVLVDFEPGQVIGFRIFDIEDELSQILGGHRIDLVRKKYLNRRLRNRVLAGAETQYAER